The genomic window TTGACCCGGTGGGAGCATGGCCGGCCGGCTGAGAGGATCGTCTGCCGTGAGAAAGTCGATATCGGTAAAGCGAAACGTCTGCTGATATAACACCGTCTGGTTATCCATCACGCGCGTGGAATGGCTTTCAATGCATGGCTGCGGCCGCACGGCACCGTCCGCGTAGTAGGTAAAACTTTCGTTGATGCCGCCGGGCAGGCGCAGCGAGATCAGCCGATCCTGTGGTCATAGCCAGCTGGCAAAGTGTGCCGGCGCGACAGCGCGTGGTGTCGAAATGATCATGCTGGCTCACCTGGGTAAACAGGCCCTGTTCTTTTAGCAAGAATAAGCTGTAACTTTGGTGCTGTCCGGGCCAGACGGCGAGATGGACTTGATCCGGGGGCGAGGTCTGGCTGTCGACATGAGAGAGGGCAGTCCAATTTATATCAACCAGACTCTGCTGAGCGTCTTTAATTTGTGCGAGACGCAACCGGCCGTTGAGGGCAACATAGGTGAAAATCATTTCATAGCCGGCGGGCTAGACGCCGGTTCAGACTCGTTGTCGTCGAGGCGATATTGTTCTCCGCTGGAAAGCGTTAATAAACGGCTGGCGGGATCGTAGCGGCTAAGATTAGCGCTAAAGCCTTTTCCGTAGCCAACGTCCTACAGATCCAACAGGGAATAATTCAACGATAGCGCAAATTCTGGCCCTAAATGGTTATTGCTGATAGCGGTGATTAGCGGTAGGCGAAATTGTATCAGGCCAGTACGGGGGTCGACCTGTGCTGTAAAAGGGTGGTGCATAGCGATATCCTTATCGTGGGTAATAGGCATCACGGCAAAGGCGTTGGCTTTGCCTGGGCAAATTACGTTGCAAGGCCGTGCGCAAGTGTTATGGCTTACGGGCTGATGACGGCTATCCGCCGGCGGCGCGGGCCGCCGTAAATGGGACAGTGCGCAACACCGCCGGCCGGTCCGGAGACGGCATTATTTTCCATGATTGGGCTATCAATTTTTATAGCATGGCCGGATGGCGGGCACCACCTGACCCCCGCGGCGCGAGGTCGGCTAGCAAACGCGGCGCAAGAGGGTGGAACACCGTCGCGGGCAACGGCGTTCCACACAGGGTGTACGGCGGGTAAGCGGCGGCGGCCAGCGCGGCGGGCCGAACCAGAAAGAGGGCGGTCATGCCGTTTCTGCCGCCGGTTGCCATCGTTGCGCAACCCCGCCAGGCAGAGCGAAAGTCTTACAGGGTGAGGCGTCATTATTAGGGCGGCGGATGGACGATTGACAGTCGGCAAACCGTCACACCGGCTTAACCGGTCAATATCTGAGTTCGGGGGACGTCGCCGGCGCTATGCACATTAATCCCGGCATCAGTGGCTATCACGGCGGTGCCTTCTGCGGGAAAGGACTGGAACGGTAATCGTGTAGAGGGGCGAAAAAGGCGGTCTAACGTTAACGCATTGGTTGCGGGATTTAGCGTGGTCGGCAATATGCCCTACATTATTACTCCCAGGGCAAAAGAAAGCGCTGTCATTATATCGCTTTCAGGGAGGAGCCACGCGCTGCCGTCTTATTGCTGCCGGGGTGACGGATGATGTATTTAATATGAATTAATTTCTTTATTTAATGAATTTGTATTTGTAATAAGTACTGTAAATAACAATGATATCGGATTGTTATATTCATCATAAAAGTCATGAAATTTATTATCTGCCGTGCATCGGTTGACCTTTTGTTATTTTTGTCGTTGCTAAGATGATTTTTTTTACGCTAGGAAAAGTTCATATGAAAAGGATTATATTGCTTTTGAGCGTGCTGGGGCTGGCGGGGTGCGTTGGGCATCACGTTGCCGAAAAACAGGCCACCAACGTGATTGATCATGGCGATTACGCGGTCGATACCTCCTTTCCCTCCCAAGAACAGGATGAACGCGTCCGGTTTCTCATATTCCATTACACTGCCGCGGATGATAAAGAGTCTCTGCGGCTGCTTACGCACGGTAGCGTGAGCGCCCATTATCTTATTCCTTCCAATCCCGGGCAATTCAACGGCAAGCCGGTGGTATTACAGTTGGTGCCGGAAAATAAGCGGGCATGGCACGCGGGCGTAAGCGGCTGGGCTGGCCGGAATAATATCAACGATACGTCCATTGGTATTGAAATTGTCAATGATGGCTTTCATGAGAGCGCCGCTGGGAGACAATGGATCCCTTATCATAAAGAGCAGATAGTATTAGCAGCACGCCTGGCCCGGGATATTATGGCCCGTTACCAGATCAAGCCGCAGAACGTCCTAGCGCACAGCGATATCGCGCCGCTGCGGAAAACCGATCCCGGTCCGCAGTTTCCGTGGCAGGCCATGGCGCAGCAGGGCATAGGCGCATGGCCGGATGCGGCAACGGTGACGAAATATTTACAGGGTAAACACCGCTGGTCTGCCGGCAATGTCGCGGTTATCCAGCAGGCGCTGGCCGCTTACGGTTACACCATCCCGCAAACGGGCAAAATGGATCCGGAGACGCAGCGCGTCATTAGCGCTTTCCAAATGCATTTTCGTTCAAGCAATATCACCGGTGTCGCGGACATGGAAACTGAGGCGATTGCCCGTGCGCTGGTGGAAAAATACTGCACTCCCACCTGAAATCGTACTGTGACGACACGTCCGGTTACATATCATCCGGCATAAAAAGCATCTGAATCGGCGCGGCGGCAGAGGTCGCCGCGGCGCCGTGTGGTAAGGCTTACACCTTTTTTTTCGCTATTTCTTTGCGCTGCCCCCGGGTTTTTGGCTGTCATTTGCACAATTGTTCAGACGTCAGACGCACAATTTGATAAAATTGAGGTTCGTTACAGGCAAAAGAGAGAGACTAATGGAGGTTTTCCTGTCATGAATCCCGGTACTTCAACCCTTTCTGAAAACGCTGATCAACCGGTGACCACGTTGTCAGGCGTGATAACCAAATCACCTAGCCGTATCAAAAATATCGCTGGCCGGCCGATGGTCAAAGCGACCATTCTGGCGGAGAGCAAAAAACGCAGCGCCTACCCCCTGACCGTAGTAGGTTTCGATATCATGGCGCTGGAACTGATGGCACATTTACGCGGCGAACGCCTGACGGTGACCGGCCGTATGGAGTGGAATGGCGGTTATTCCCTTATAGCCGATCAGATATTCAGCATGTCGTGATGTGCCCCCGGCGCGGTATGCTTGCCATCGCTAATGCACCCTCCCGTTCGTAAACCCCGAGACTACCTTTTCCCGGCGCGACAGTGATCGCCGGTGATAACTTGCTCTGGGAGGGATGCGCCCGCTTGCCGTGCGTCGAACCGGGTAGATAACGCTCCTTTCGCAGGCAGAGCACCTCTCACCGTCGGAGTGAATCTCTCAGGTAGCGCCACTTGCCGCCGTAGTGAATTGCTCAGGAGCAGCGCCTCTCCCCGACCTGGTGAATTTTCCTGGCAGAGTGCTCTTCGTTGGCTGAGTGGTCAAAAAGGGGCTAAACCTCAAGGTCTATTTAGTGTTAACATTTCGGTTCTCTTTCACAAGGATCGGTTTATGAAGCGAACTCCCGTCATGATACTGCTGGCGGCGGCCCTGAGCGGGTGCGCCGGCGCCCCGGAATATGTCAAGGTAGTGGCGGCGCCGGCTCCACAAGGCTATTCTGGTATCTGGACCAGCACCTCGCCTCAGAAGGCGCTTGTCAGCCCTGAGGCGGTAGCCAGCTTGATAATCAGTCGTTCCGGGAACACGCTGGATTGCAGGAGTTGGCAACGAACCATCATCCGGCCGGGCAAACTGACCACGCGCGACGCACGGCTGTATAATATTAACGAGAAAAACGAAGTCAGCGCGCTGCGGCTGGATCATGATGTTTTACATTATGGCGGCCTCACCCTGCAGCGTAGCACGTCGCCCACGGAACAGTGCCAGCCGTTTATTGCCGGACAGGGGGACAATTGGGTGTTCAGCGCCGCGGAGCCAACGGCCAAGGCTCCCGGAACCGGGACGCGAAAAAAGGCTGGAGTGGTAAGATAACGTGCAACAAGCCGGTGCAGGAGCCGACCGCCGCCGGCGTTAATGCGCCCGAAATCCTGCGTTGTCGCCTTCTCCACCCGGTGTAGTAGGGGGCCGGCAACGCCTCATGCGGTGGATTGCAGGCTCAGCCGTGGTTAATGTCGTCACGGCGGTAATCGAGGATTGGTAAAAATAATTTACCTGTCTTTACGGGTAACCGCACCCGCATTCTGTTATGCTCCTTCCGCGCGTGATGCGATCCCTTTCCCTCATCCCGTCTATCGCTGTCACTATCCAACCTGGCCCTGAGCGCCCCGAGATAGTTGCCTCGTGAAACCTGATCCTGAGGATGACGCCAGGCGTAGAGGCCGCTTTTAAACCGATGCCTCGTGTAAAGAAATAAAATATTACAACTTTTCGGCGAATAATGAACGCCGAAGAGTGTCATAGTTGCTAACTGTACCGCTATTGATAGTTTTTCCGATTGATGCGTTACGTCATGCAACCCGTCATTAGGAAAAGTTGATGTCGCAACCTCAAAAATTCTCCCCTGCCTTATTTCATCCGCGCTATTGGCTGACCTGGTTTGGTTTAGGCGTGCTCTGGCTGCTGGTGCAGTTGCCGTATCCAGTATTGCGTCGACTGGGCGGGTTTCTGGGTCGTATGTCGAAGCCGTTTTTAAAACGGCGGGTGAGCATTGCCCGCCGTAATCTTGAGCTGTGCTTCCCCGATATGGACAGGACACGTCTGGAAGACACGGTGAACAGCAACTTCACCTCGCTGGGCATGGGATTGATGGAAACGGGTATGGCCTGGTTCTGGCCCGATGCACGCGTCAAACGCTGGTTTGACGTTTCCGGCCTCCAGAATCTGCAACAGGCCAGCCGCCACGACAAGGGGGTTATGGTCATCGGTATCCATTTCATGTCGCTGGAACTCGGTGGCAGGGCGATGGGGCTTTGCCAACCAATGATGGCCATGTACCGTCCCCATAACAATAAAGTGATGGAGTTTATCCAGACCTGGGGGCGTATGCGCTCCAATAAAGCCATGCTGGATAGAAAAGATCTGCGCGGCATGGTGCATGCCTTGAAGCAGGGCGAAACGGTATGGTTTGCCCCGGACCAGGATTATGGTCCTCGGGGCAGCATCTTCGCGCCGTTTTTCGCCGTTCCCCAGGCGGCCACCACGCGGGGAACCTATACACTGGTCCGTCTGGCACAGCCGCAGCTGGTGCCGGTCGTGTTGATTCGCAAGCAAGACGGGCGCGGCTACCAGCTGTTGATTCAGCCGCCGCTCAGCGACTATCCCCAGGATGATGAAATGGTGGCGACCTGTTACATGAACCGGATTGTGGAGCAGGAAATATTACGCGCGCCGGAGCAATATCTTTGGCTGCATCGCCGTTTCAAAACCCGTCCGCGGGGCGAGCTTTCGCTGTATGTATAATTCTCTACCGAACCCCCATCGTCACGCCGCCGGCGTGGCGAGTCCAATCCCGGGGGCGGTTCTCAACCGACGCTTCCGGAATTATCCGAATGCCATGGAGCTGTGGATAACTACCGCGAACCAAAAGGACGTGCAATTCGCTAAGTGATTTATTAGTATAGCTATTCTTGATACTCTTCTACGACCTACTCCTCCTGAGCCACAGTTTCTTCAACTTTTTGCCTTTTTTCTCAAATTTTGTTACCAATATTACACAAAATTACCAGTACACCGGCGACGTCTCTTGGCTACACTGATGAACTTTAAATGCGCATTACCCCTTTCCGCCAATTTGACAGGTATCTTATGTTACGCAATAAGCGCTTCCGGGCACTCTCGTTGTTGACCACCCTTGGCATGTCGCTGGCCAGTTTTACCACCTTCGCCGACACCGATATTTTTAACGCGCTGGATGATCCTTCCACCGCCAAAAAAAGTTTTGATGGTAATGCTCAGGCAAGTTACAACGCCCAAAGCGGTAACACCCGCAACTCCAATCTGGCCGCCAGCACCACTATGACGTGGTTCCAGCAGTCAAATGCTTACAGTCTTTGGGGGGAAGCGGCCAATAATTCGTCCGACGATCAGCGCAGTTCAGAGA from Sodalis glossinidius str. 'morsitans' includes these protein-coding regions:
- a CDS encoding N-acetylmuramoyl-L-alanine amidase; translation: MKRIILLLSVLGLAGCVGHHVAEKQATNVIDHGDYAVDTSFPSQEQDERVRFLIFHYTAADDKESLRLLTHGSVSAHYLIPSNPGQFNGKPVVLQLVPENKRAWHAGVSGWAGRNNINDTSIGIEIVNDGFHESAAGRQWIPYHKEQIVLAARLARDIMARYQIKPQNVLAHSDIAPLRKTDPGPQFPWQAMAQQGIGAWPDAATVTKYLQGKHRWSAGNVAVIQQALAAYGYTIPQTGKMDPETQRVISAFQMHFRSSNITGVADMETEAIARALVEKYCTPT
- the lpxP gene encoding kdo(2)-lipid IV(A) palmitoleoyltransferase; its protein translation is MSQPQKFSPALFHPRYWLTWFGLGVLWLLVQLPYPVLRRLGGFLGRMSKPFLKRRVSIARRNLELCFPDMDRTRLEDTVNSNFTSLGMGLMETGMAWFWPDARVKRWFDVSGLQNLQQASRHDKGVMVIGIHFMSLELGGRAMGLCQPMMAMYRPHNNKVMEFIQTWGRMRSNKAMLDRKDLRGMVHALKQGETVWFAPDQDYGPRGSIFAPFFAVPQAATTRGTYTLVRLAQPQLVPVVLIRKQDGRGYQLLIQPPLSDYPQDDEMVATCYMNRIVEQEILRAPEQYLWLHRRFKTRPRGELSLYV
- the yedD gene encoding lipoprotein YedD; translated protein: MKRTPVMILLAAALSGCAGAPEYVKVVAAPAPQGYSGIWTSTSPQKALVSPEAVASLIISRSGNTLDCRSWQRTIIRPGKLTTRDARLYNINEKNEVSALRLDHDVLHYGGLTLQRSTSPTEQCQPFIAGQGDNWVFSAAEPTAKAPGTGTRKKAGVVR